In one Mycobacteroides chelonae genomic region, the following are encoded:
- the thyX gene encoding FAD-dependent thymidylate synthase, with protein sequence MAEIVPLRVQLIAKTDFIAPEDIDWSTDADGGPALVEFAGRACYQSWSKPNPRTATNESYLRHVIEVGHLSLLEHATVTFYITGISRSCTHELIRHRHFSYSQLSQRFVPEADSNVVLPPAVADDPELVELVRKATDASRAAYVELLDKLESKLADVPNAVLRRKQARQAARSVLPNATETRIVVTGNYRAWRHFIAMRASEHADVEIRRLAIACLRQLTDLAPSIFGDFDIATLADGTEVAISPLVYEG encoded by the coding sequence GTGGCTGAGATCGTGCCGCTGCGCGTGCAGCTGATAGCTAAGACCGACTTCATCGCGCCGGAAGACATCGACTGGAGCACCGATGCCGATGGTGGCCCGGCACTCGTCGAATTCGCCGGCCGGGCCTGCTACCAGAGCTGGTCCAAGCCCAATCCACGCACAGCCACCAATGAGAGCTACCTGCGTCACGTCATCGAGGTGGGGCATCTGTCGCTGCTGGAGCACGCGACGGTCACCTTCTACATCACCGGTATCTCCCGGTCCTGCACGCACGAGCTGATCCGGCACCGGCACTTCTCGTACTCGCAGCTTTCCCAGCGGTTCGTGCCCGAAGCGGACTCCAATGTGGTGCTGCCGCCCGCCGTCGCGGACGACCCGGAGCTGGTCGAGCTGGTTCGCAAGGCCACCGACGCGAGCCGTGCTGCCTACGTCGAACTGCTGGACAAGCTGGAATCCAAGCTCGCCGACGTTCCCAATGCCGTGTTGCGGCGTAAGCAGGCGCGACAGGCTGCCCGGTCTGTGCTGCCCAACGCCACCGAGACCCGCATTGTCGTCACCGGCAACTACCGGGCGTGGCGCCACTTCATCGCGATGCGCGCCAGCGAGCATGCCGACGTGGAGATTCGCCGGCTCGCGATTGCTTGTCTGCGCCAGCTCACCGACCTGGCGCCGTCGATCTTTGGTGACTTCGACATCGCGACCCTGGCCGACGGCACGGAGGTCGCGATCTCTCCGCTGGTCTACGAGGGATAG
- a CDS encoding DUF6891 domain-containing protein, giving the protein MRILEWQTGDRAELRAFIRPYLVAGFWSRDEVEESVAEWVDDSGQIDPEEAAALVHEMWTERLAEQTTWADTGDYGRLHYTFTQLESEGILARMCFACCTTCATSEIDFERTVNPDPPDWYRYDQWAYTYFHEQDALRLASDNPTLYLGFSAFRAHPELPAALLEAYHRNDPDAQAEVHARTDTFVGRRIVQLAQHFGLNTSWSGSGKTRIEVHADQWRKPLPTGSQPAR; this is encoded by the coding sequence GTGCGCATCCTTGAATGGCAAACCGGAGATCGGGCTGAGCTGCGGGCGTTCATCCGCCCATACCTCGTAGCCGGGTTCTGGTCGCGGGACGAGGTCGAAGAATCCGTCGCCGAATGGGTAGACGATTCCGGCCAGATCGATCCCGAGGAGGCCGCCGCACTGGTCCACGAGATGTGGACCGAACGGCTGGCCGAGCAGACGACATGGGCCGACACCGGCGACTATGGCCGACTTCACTACACCTTCACTCAGCTGGAATCCGAGGGCATCCTCGCGCGCATGTGCTTCGCCTGCTGCACAACCTGCGCCACCTCCGAGATCGACTTCGAGCGCACCGTCAATCCCGACCCACCCGACTGGTACCGCTACGACCAGTGGGCGTACACCTACTTCCACGAACAAGATGCGCTGCGCCTTGCCTCGGATAATCCGACTCTTTACTTGGGGTTCAGCGCGTTTCGTGCTCACCCCGAGTTACCGGCAGCGCTACTGGAGGCGTACCACCGGAACGACCCGGACGCGCAGGCCGAGGTACACGCACGCACCGATACGTTCGTCGGCCGGCGAATTGTGCAGTTGGCGCAGCATTTCGGCCTGAACACATCGTGGTCGGGCTCGGGAAAGACCAGGATCGAGGTGCACGCCGATCAGTGGCGCAAACCGTTGCCGACCGGTTCCCAGCCAGCGCGATAG
- a CDS encoding YceI family protein, whose translation MSSWTLGPENGTLILRTGVAGPAARMGHRLTLTMRTWTVTVDGPDDQPSSASVVVEVDSLQVESGEGGLTPLSAPEKIIVRSNALKTLNAKRFPLIEFHAETITKKTANYRMHGPLTIHGVTQSVELDLAVTEDGDDQLLHLTTEISQRAYQVKPFSMAMGSLKVADLVTVSFEARRPAL comes from the coding sequence GTGAGCTCCTGGACGCTTGGACCCGAGAACGGCACCCTGATCCTGCGCACCGGCGTAGCCGGACCCGCCGCACGGATGGGACATCGATTGACGCTCACCATGAGGACGTGGACCGTCACGGTCGACGGACCCGATGACCAGCCGTCGTCGGCCAGTGTCGTCGTCGAGGTGGACTCACTGCAGGTCGAAAGTGGCGAAGGTGGACTCACACCACTTTCGGCACCGGAGAAGATCATCGTGCGATCCAATGCGCTGAAGACTCTGAACGCCAAACGTTTTCCCCTCATCGAGTTCCACGCGGAGACGATCACCAAAAAGACCGCGAACTACCGCATGCATGGTCCGCTGACGATCCATGGCGTGACGCAGAGTGTCGAGCTGGACCTCGCGGTGACCGAGGACGGCGACGACCAGCTGCTGCACCTCACCACGGAGATATCGCAGCGGGCGTACCAGGTGAAGCCGTTCTCGATGGCGATGGGATCTCTGAAGGTCGCCGACCTCGTCACCGTGTCGTTCGAAGCGCGCCGCCCAGCGCTCTGA